A window from Acidimicrobiia bacterium encodes these proteins:
- a CDS encoding TraR/DksA C4-type zinc finger protein: MARDLAKSTLERFRRKLEEERDRLVALLREIEEEREEVRLTETSSDRSPDPNTAEGGSLAFEMEKELTIWQLHQDFLAQVEEALVRIDAGSYGTCEGCGSAIPVARLDALPHAKLCVDCASRIR; the protein is encoded by the coding sequence ATGGCACGGGATCTGGCCAAGTCCACATTGGAGCGCTTCCGCCGCAAGTTGGAGGAGGAGCGTGACCGCCTCGTCGCGCTGCTCCGCGAGATCGAAGAGGAGCGCGAGGAAGTGCGCCTCACCGAGACGTCGTCCGACCGCAGCCCCGATCCCAACACCGCCGAGGGCGGGTCGCTGGCGTTCGAGATGGAGAAGGAACTGACCATCTGGCAGCTTCACCAGGATTTCCTCGCCCAGGTGGAAGAGGCACTCGTCCGAATCGACGCTGGTTCCTACGGCACCTGCGAAGGCTGCGGGTCGGCCATCCCGGTCGCCAGGCTCGACGCGCTACCGCACGCGAAACTGTGCGTCGACTGCGCCTCGCGAATCCGGTGA
- the lspA gene encoding signal peptidase II, whose protein sequence is MKPRLGGLVVAASVIVLDQLTKWWAAETLPGSPVTVIPDFLHLRYVTNSGAAFGFFSGGGPVLAVIAFVVIVGILVVVVRKTDGWPESVVLGLVIGGAAGNLIDRLARGDGMLDGAVVDFIDFSFFPAFNLADSAITVGAVLALWLAARRS, encoded by the coding sequence GTGAAACCGCGCCTGGGCGGGCTCGTAGTCGCTGCGTCGGTGATCGTGCTCGACCAGCTGACCAAGTGGTGGGCTGCGGAGACGCTCCCCGGATCGCCGGTCACGGTGATCCCGGACTTCCTCCACCTCCGCTACGTCACCAACTCGGGCGCTGCCTTCGGGTTCTTCTCGGGTGGAGGTCCGGTGCTCGCCGTCATCGCCTTCGTCGTCATCGTCGGCATCCTGGTGGTGGTGGTCCGCAAGACCGACGGCTGGCCCGAGTCCGTGGTGCTCGGTCTGGTGATCGGCGGTGCCGCCGGCAACCTCATCGACCGGCTGGCCCGCGGTGATGGAATGCTCGATGGTGCGGTGGTCGACTTCATCGACTTCTCGTTCTTCCCCGCGTTCAACCTGGCCGACTCGGCGATCACCGTGGGCGCCGTGCTGGCCCTGTGGTTGGCGGCACGGCGTTCGTGA
- a CDS encoding RluA family pseudouridine synthase — translation MNTVVPVDLDRERLDLIVARLGGVSRALARILVEQGSVAVDGETVAAVNRRVATGSIIAFDLPEATDPLLPEEVPFDVLHEDRYLAVVSKPAGVVTHPGAGRTGATLVAGILHRWPSVRGVGDEGRWGVVHRLDRDTSGALVVALTTEAFGPLRTMIRQRRVERRYLALVKGTPPMPTGTIDAPIAADRRRRGRRRVDPSGRSARTHYRSVASGHGVTLLDVTLETGRTHQIRVHLTAAGLPIIGDRQYGIGTGAPRQFLHAARVRFEHPITQQPLDVSAPLPEDLREVLAEHGLEYRSES, via the coding sequence GTGAACACGGTCGTGCCCGTCGACCTGGACCGGGAGCGCCTCGACCTGATCGTGGCCCGCCTCGGCGGCGTCAGTCGTGCCCTGGCGCGGATCCTCGTGGAGCAGGGATCGGTGGCCGTCGACGGAGAGACGGTCGCCGCGGTGAACCGGCGGGTGGCGACCGGCAGCATCATCGCATTCGACCTACCCGAGGCCACCGACCCCCTTCTTCCGGAGGAGGTTCCGTTCGACGTCCTCCATGAGGACCGGTACCTCGCCGTGGTGTCGAAGCCCGCCGGCGTGGTCACCCATCCGGGGGCCGGCCGGACCGGAGCCACCCTGGTCGCCGGGATCCTGCACCGCTGGCCGTCGGTGCGTGGCGTCGGTGACGAGGGGCGATGGGGTGTCGTGCATCGACTGGACCGCGACACGTCGGGCGCCCTCGTGGTGGCGCTCACCACCGAGGCATTCGGCCCGCTGCGGACGATGATCCGGCAGCGACGGGTAGAGCGCAGGTATCTCGCCCTGGTGAAGGGGACTCCGCCGATGCCCACCGGAACCATCGATGCCCCGATCGCCGCCGACCGGCGCCGACGGGGCAGGCGCCGGGTCGACCCGTCGGGACGGTCGGCTCGGACGCACTATCGGTCGGTGGCGTCCGGTCACGGAGTGACCCTCCTGGACGTGACGCTCGAGACCGGTCGCACCCACCAGATCAGAGTGCACCTGACCGCCGCAGGATTGCCGATCATCGGCGACCGACAGTACGGCATCGGCACCGGGGCACCGAGGCAGTTCCTCCACGCTGCCCGGGTCCGCTTCGAGCACCCGATAACGCAGCAACCGCTCGATGTCTCTGCGCCGCTGCCGGAAGATCTTCGGGAGGTGCTCGCCGAGCACGGCCTGGAGTACCGATCGGAGAGCTGA
- a CDS encoding ATP-dependent 6-phosphofructokinase, whose translation MTGGGDCPGLNAAIRAVVARVLCEPGGRVVGFRNGWAGLMESDWTELDRDAVRGILTRGGTILGTSRMDPFLHGDGADSVRRTFTETGIDSLVVIGGDGTLRTAGRLCDEGLAIIGIPKTIDNDIPGTDRTFGFDTAVQIATDAIDRITTTAEAHNRVMLVEVMGRSQGWIALCAGMAGGADAILLPEFPQRLEDVAASLKRRHARGARYSLVVVAEGITPPEPMDLPRDAYGFTRLGTVSYQVAPILEHLTGFETRVTILGHLQRGGTPTASDRILATRLGVVAAEAALAGETRAFTALRGDEVVLAPLDEACGDPRPVDPERFEAATRFFG comes from the coding sequence ATGACCGGCGGTGGTGACTGTCCCGGCCTCAACGCCGCGATCCGCGCCGTCGTCGCCCGGGTCCTGTGCGAACCGGGCGGGCGCGTCGTCGGTTTTCGCAACGGCTGGGCCGGCCTCATGGAGTCGGACTGGACGGAACTCGACCGTGATGCGGTCCGCGGGATCCTCACCCGCGGCGGCACCATCCTTGGCACCAGCCGCATGGACCCATTCCTGCACGGCGACGGTGCCGACTCGGTGAGGCGCACCTTCACCGAGACGGGCATCGACTCGCTGGTGGTGATCGGTGGCGACGGCACCCTCCGCACCGCCGGCAGACTCTGCGACGAGGGACTCGCCATCATCGGGATCCCCAAGACGATCGACAACGACATCCCGGGCACCGACCGGACCTTCGGGTTCGACACCGCGGTTCAGATCGCCACCGACGCCATCGATCGGATCACCACCACGGCCGAGGCGCACAACCGGGTGATGCTCGTCGAGGTGATGGGACGCAGCCAGGGATGGATCGCACTGTGCGCCGGCATGGCGGGCGGGGCCGATGCGATCCTGCTACCCGAATTCCCACAGCGCCTCGAGGACGTGGCGGCGAGCCTCAAGCGTCGCCACGCCCGAGGGGCCAGATACTCGCTCGTAGTGGTCGCCGAGGGCATCACGCCCCCGGAGCCGATGGACCTACCGCGGGATGCCTACGGCTTCACCCGCCTCGGCACCGTCTCCTATCAGGTGGCGCCCATCCTCGAGCACCTCACCGGCTTCGAGACCAGGGTGACCATCCTCGGACACCTCCAGCGAGGCGGTACGCCGACGGCGAGCGACCGCATCCTGGCGACAAGGCTCGGGGTGGTCGCCGCCGAGGCCGCCCTCGCCGGCGAGACGCGGGCGTTCACTGCTCTTCGAGGCGACGAGGTCGTCCTCGCTCCACTCGACGAGGCGTGCGGAGACCCGAGGCCGGTCGACCCGGAGCGCTTCGAAGCGGCGACACGGTTCTTTGGCTGA
- the fbaA gene encoding class II fructose-bisphosphate aldolase, protein MPIATPETYRAMLDAARRDRFALPAINVTSSITVHAALAGFAEAESDGIIQVSTGAAEFASGLYNRDMVLGGAALAEFAHAVADRYPINVALHTDHCQPDKVDAFIRPLLALSAQRRQDAQGPLFQSHMLDASELPLEDNLAMASQLLEECAALDIVLELEIGIVGGVEDAMDREDVERAKLYTSPADMLRTAEVLGTGERGRYLLAAVFGNVHGVYKPGSVELDPTILRDGQAAVGDRFGADARHYLVFHGGSGSSLDEIHETLDYGVIKMNIDTDTQYAFTEPIARHMLADPDAVIRSEGNVGDKKAYDPRSYLKKAEASMSERVVQACRDLRSVGTTLGGEA, encoded by the coding sequence GTGCCGATAGCCACCCCTGAGACGTACCGAGCGATGCTGGATGCCGCCCGACGCGACCGGTTCGCTCTCCCCGCCATCAACGTCACGTCCAGCATCACCGTTCACGCCGCCCTGGCCGGGTTCGCCGAGGCGGAGTCCGACGGCATCATCCAGGTGTCGACGGGAGCGGCCGAATTCGCCTCGGGCTTGTACAACAGAGACATGGTCCTCGGCGGCGCCGCACTGGCCGAGTTCGCCCACGCCGTCGCCGACCGATATCCGATCAACGTGGCCCTCCACACCGACCACTGCCAGCCCGACAAGGTCGATGCCTTCATCCGTCCGCTCCTCGCCCTGAGCGCGCAACGGCGACAGGACGCCCAGGGTCCCCTCTTCCAGAGCCACATGCTCGACGCGTCGGAACTCCCCCTCGAGGACAACCTGGCCATGGCCTCGCAACTGTTGGAAGAGTGCGCCGCGCTCGACATCGTGCTGGAGTTGGAGATCGGCATCGTCGGAGGGGTCGAGGATGCCATGGACCGCGAGGACGTGGAGCGGGCGAAGCTGTACACCTCGCCCGCCGACATGCTACGAACCGCCGAGGTACTCGGCACCGGAGAACGCGGTCGCTATCTCCTCGCTGCGGTATTCGGCAACGTCCATGGCGTGTACAAGCCAGGCTCGGTCGAGCTCGATCCCACCATCCTGCGTGACGGTCAGGCGGCGGTCGGGGATCGCTTTGGCGCCGACGCCCGGCACTACCTCGTGTTCCACGGGGGCAGCGGCTCCTCGCTCGACGAGATCCACGAGACCCTCGACTACGGCGTGATCAAGATGAACATCGACACCGACACCCAGTACGCCTTCACCGAGCCGATCGCTCGCCACATGCTCGCCGACCCCGACGCGGTGATCAGGTCGGAGGGAAACGTCGGCGACAAGAAGGCGTACGACCCGCGCTCCTACCTCAAGAAGGCGGAGGCGTCGATGAGTGAGCGGGTGGTCCAGGCATGCCGCGACCTGCGATCCGTGGGAACCACCCTCGGGGGCGAGGCGTGA
- the dnaE gene encoding DNA polymerase III subunit alpha, with amino-acid sequence MPEPSFAHLHLHTEYSMLDGAARIADVVAAVVEDGQPGVAVTDHGVLYGAVDFYTQATAAGVTPVIGMEGYLTPGSRFERPPRRDDVRYHITLLAVNQEGYRNLVKMASAAYLDGFYYKPRLDLELLNRYAAGIVATTGCLGGHVPKLLAPEASEEEGRGGGQRDFRAAIEAAAMYQDIFGKDNFFVEIMDHGVAAQRAVLPDLVAVAKEVGAPLLATNDAHYTRAEEAEAHDALLCIQTGAQMDQEDRFTFQGSGYHVKTAREMRALFPEDLYPGACDNTVAIVERADIQMDFDRILLPNFPVPTGESEVAFLERLTLEGARERYGAILPEEVQRRVEYELRVIVDMGFAAYFLIVWDLMRYARERGIRTGPARGSAGGSIVSYCLRITDLDPLTHGLIFERFLNTSRREMPDIDMDFDERHRGEMIRYAADKYGSDHVAQIITFSTIKGRQAVRDSARVLGFPYSLGDRLAKAMPPPIQGRDASIGQCLEEPSKGADGDLRDFYANAAGLRALYEQDPDARRVIDTARGLEGLRRQDSIHAAAVVISPEPLEDIIPIQRKGEDAEVVTQFEMHAIEKLGLLKMDFLGLRNLSTIDRCLELVESETGVRPDIDGIPLDDAKVYEMLGRGDAMGVFQMEGSGMRALMRALAPDRFEDLVALISLYRPGVLGAGTHNQFVDRKHGREPIEYPHPDLEPVLADTYGIIVYQEQVMRAAEVMAGLTMAEADLLRKAMGKKIPSVMAEQRQKFVEGCVRKGHSEGFGTELFDTISHFAGYGFNKSHAAGYALVAYQTAWLKAHYPAEYMAALLTSSKRDKDRTAVYLNECRTMGIRVLVPDINRSESDFVARDGTIPFGLSAIRNVGEGVVELITAERRANGPFQSFKDFVERIDLSVLNKRTIESLVKAGAFDSLGLARKGLFARYDEILDGVITRRRAEDMGQYSLFGSNEPAVSNGDVEIEQVEWDKMIKLGFEKEMLGLYVSDHPLFGIEGALRAMAPVAIAALPEQEDRALVTIAGVVGSVSRRYTKAGEPILWAQVEDLAASVEVVCFPKVVHEFGPLIREDAILLVRGYIDRGMDEVKVIAQQIREPNLEVGQAVRLRVPAPTMSAELVGSLRAVLTQHPGSVPVFLHLAGSGQDTVVRLGQELLVEPRTALYAQLRELLGTDAVMG; translated from the coding sequence GTGCCCGAGCCGAGCTTCGCCCATCTCCATCTCCATACGGAGTACTCGATGCTCGACGGCGCGGCCAGGATCGCCGACGTCGTCGCCGCAGTGGTAGAGGACGGCCAACCCGGCGTCGCCGTGACCGACCATGGTGTGCTGTACGGCGCCGTGGACTTCTACACCCAGGCGACGGCAGCCGGCGTGACCCCGGTCATCGGGATGGAGGGATACCTGACGCCGGGTTCGCGCTTCGAGCGGCCGCCGCGGCGCGACGACGTCCGTTATCACATCACGCTGCTGGCGGTGAACCAGGAGGGGTATCGAAACCTGGTCAAGATGGCCAGCGCCGCCTACCTGGACGGGTTCTACTACAAGCCCCGGCTCGACCTCGAGCTGCTCAACCGGTACGCCGCCGGGATCGTCGCCACCACGGGTTGCCTGGGAGGGCACGTCCCGAAGCTGCTCGCACCGGAAGCGTCGGAGGAGGAGGGCCGCGGGGGCGGCCAGCGCGACTTTCGTGCCGCCATCGAAGCGGCGGCGATGTATCAGGACATCTTCGGCAAGGACAACTTCTTCGTCGAGATCATGGACCACGGAGTGGCGGCCCAGCGAGCCGTGCTCCCCGACCTGGTGGCGGTGGCCAAGGAAGTAGGGGCTCCGCTGCTCGCCACCAACGACGCTCACTACACGAGAGCGGAGGAGGCCGAAGCCCACGACGCCCTGCTGTGCATCCAGACCGGCGCCCAGATGGATCAGGAGGACCGCTTCACCTTCCAGGGCAGCGGCTATCACGTGAAGACGGCCCGGGAGATGCGGGCCCTGTTCCCCGAAGACCTCTACCCGGGTGCCTGCGACAACACGGTCGCCATCGTCGAACGGGCCGACATCCAGATGGACTTCGACCGCATCCTCCTGCCCAACTTCCCGGTGCCGACGGGGGAGAGCGAGGTCGCCTTCCTGGAGCGGTTGACCCTGGAGGGCGCTCGAGAGCGCTACGGCGCGATCCTGCCCGAGGAGGTGCAGCGGCGCGTGGAGTACGAGCTGCGGGTCATCGTCGACATGGGATTCGCCGCCTACTTCCTGATCGTGTGGGATCTGATGCGCTACGCCCGGGAGCGAGGGATCCGGACCGGCCCGGCCCGGGGGTCGGCCGGCGGCTCGATCGTCTCGTACTGCCTGCGGATCACCGACCTGGACCCGCTCACCCACGGTCTCATCTTCGAGCGGTTCCTCAACACCAGCCGGCGCGAGATGCCCGACATCGACATGGACTTCGACGAGCGCCACCGCGGCGAGATGATCCGCTACGCCGCAGACAAGTACGGCAGCGATCACGTGGCCCAGATCATCACCTTCTCGACGATCAAGGGCCGGCAGGCGGTGCGCGATTCGGCCCGGGTGCTTGGGTTCCCCTACTCGTTGGGTGATCGGCTCGCCAAGGCGATGCCCCCGCCCATCCAGGGACGGGACGCATCGATCGGCCAGTGCCTCGAGGAGCCGTCGAAGGGGGCCGACGGGGATCTGCGCGACTTCTACGCCAACGCCGCCGGCCTGCGCGCCCTCTACGAGCAGGATCCCGACGCCCGGCGGGTCATCGACACGGCACGCGGGCTCGAGGGGCTGCGGCGCCAGGATTCGATCCACGCTGCCGCCGTCGTCATCTCTCCGGAGCCGCTCGAAGACATCATCCCGATCCAACGCAAGGGCGAGGATGCCGAGGTCGTCACCCAGTTCGAGATGCACGCCATCGAGAAGCTCGGGCTGCTCAAGATGGACTTCCTGGGTTTGCGCAACCTGTCGACCATCGACCGGTGCCTCGAACTCGTCGAGAGCGAGACCGGCGTCCGGCCCGACATCGACGGCATCCCTCTCGACGATGCGAAGGTCTACGAGATGCTGGGGCGTGGGGACGCCATGGGGGTGTTCCAGATGGAAGGCTCGGGGATGCGGGCGCTCATGCGGGCCCTCGCCCCGGATCGCTTCGAAGACCTGGTGGCTCTCATCTCGCTGTACCGCCCGGGGGTGCTCGGCGCCGGGACCCACAATCAGTTCGTCGACCGCAAACACGGGCGGGAACCGATCGAGTACCCCCATCCGGACCTCGAGCCGGTGCTCGCCGACACCTACGGGATCATCGTGTACCAGGAGCAAGTGATGCGCGCCGCCGAGGTGATGGCGGGGCTCACCATGGCCGAAGCCGACCTGCTGCGAAAGGCGATGGGCAAGAAGATCCCGTCGGTGATGGCGGAACAGCGGCAGAAGTTCGTCGAAGGATGCGTGCGCAAAGGGCACAGCGAGGGCTTCGGCACCGAGCTGTTCGACACCATCTCGCACTTCGCCGGCTACGGGTTCAACAAGTCCCACGCTGCCGGGTACGCGCTGGTCGCCTATCAGACCGCCTGGCTCAAGGCGCACTACCCGGCGGAGTACATGGCGGCGCTGCTCACCTCGTCGAAACGGGACAAGGACCGCACCGCGGTCTACCTAAACGAATGCCGCACCATGGGGATCCGTGTGCTCGTCCCGGACATCAACCGTTCCGAGTCAGACTTCGTGGCTCGCGACGGGACCATCCCGTTCGGGCTGTCGGCGATCCGCAACGTGGGAGAGGGGGTGGTCGAGCTGATCACCGCGGAGCGTCGCGCCAACGGGCCGTTCCAGTCGTTCAAGGACTTCGTCGAACGCATCGATCTCTCCGTGCTCAACAAGCGCACCATCGAGTCACTGGTCAAGGCGGGGGCATTCGATTCCCTCGGGCTAGCGCGCAAGGGACTGTTCGCCCGGTACGACGAGATCCTCGACGGAGTGATCACCCGCCGGCGAGCCGAAGACATGGGGCAGTACTCACTGTTCGGCAGCAACGAGCCGGCGGTGTCGAACGGTGACGTCGAGATCGAGCAGGTCGAGTGGGACAAGATGATCAAGCTCGGATTCGAGAAGGAGATGCTCGGTCTGTACGTGTCCGACCATCCACTGTTCGGGATCGAAGGGGCCTTGCGGGCCATGGCACCGGTCGCCATCGCGGCGCTGCCCGAGCAGGAGGATCGAGCCCTGGTCACCATCGCCGGGGTCGTCGGGTCGGTGAGTCGCCGGTACACCAAGGCGGGTGAGCCCATCCTGTGGGCGCAGGTGGAGGACCTGGCCGCCAGCGTCGAGGTGGTCTGCTTTCCGAAGGTGGTGCACGAGTTCGGTCCGCTCATCCGCGAGGACGCCATCCTCCTGGTACGGGGCTACATCGATCGGGGCATGGACGAAGTCAAGGTGATCGCTCAGCAGATCCGGGAACCGAATCTGGAGGTCGGCCAGGCGGTGCGTCTGCGGGTCCCGGCGCCGACGATGTCGGCGGAGCTGGTGGGGAGCCTGCGGGCGGTGCTGACCCAGCACCCGGGAAGCGTGCCGGTCTTCTTGCACCTCGCCGGCAGCGGGCAGGACACCGTGGTACGGCTCGGACAGGAGCTGCTGGTCGAGCCGAGGACCGCGCTCTACGCCCAACTCCGCGAGCTCCTGGGCACAGATGCGGTCATGGGATGA
- a CDS encoding FAD-dependent thymidylate synthase has protein sequence MTAADQAPPPGLSPFREDFTDEETAILARHFTNTTEPVFALVGLPEVVKGALFARYSRSPKSLRRLFLDEFYDPTADVGAAEGHTGTARADELYHRVFTQYGDDSVAQLGGIHLACEQASNLLTKILERGRLAAYLEQSTRYMFYDERLGDSYRYLVPPEVAAHPVADRYRSVLDHLFDTYASLTGSLTKHYRRRFPKADGDSDFIYRSTIRARVCDDLRGLLPAATRSNVGIYANGQAYEAVLLRMRAHPLAEARAYADAMLRELRLVAPAFFKRVDLPDRGETWSAYLRATADATAAVAAALPDDIPERPEVTLVDWDPEAETKVVAAALYPHTDLPDDVLLEVVRAMPPDERRRILLTYAGDRSNRRHRPGRGMERSDYRFDILCDYGIFRDLQRHRILSLDWQRLGTAHGYVTPASIGDIDAEPAWHDAIGAAAELYGDLAADLDPMVAQYAVPFAFRIRFYMQLNAREAFHLIELRTAQGGHPDYRRVCLEMHRLIRDQAGHTAIADAMSFVDASDVELGRLETERAAEARRSGAVGGGPDQSPSASGILKTSSEPSMAIDESATSE, from the coding sequence ATGACCGCCGCAGACCAGGCCCCCCCGCCCGGCCTCTCGCCCTTCCGAGAGGACTTCACCGACGAGGAAACCGCGATCCTGGCGCGTCACTTCACCAACACCACCGAGCCGGTCTTTGCCCTCGTCGGGCTCCCCGAGGTGGTCAAGGGCGCCCTCTTCGCCCGGTACAGCCGGTCGCCGAAATCCCTGCGCCGCCTCTTTCTCGACGAGTTCTACGACCCGACGGCGGATGTGGGTGCCGCCGAAGGGCATACCGGCACGGCACGCGCCGACGAGCTCTACCACCGGGTCTTCACCCAGTACGGCGACGACTCGGTAGCGCAGCTCGGGGGAATCCACCTCGCCTGCGAACAGGCCTCGAACCTCCTCACCAAGATCCTCGAGCGCGGTCGCCTCGCCGCCTATCTCGAGCAGAGCACCCGCTACATGTTCTACGACGAGCGGCTCGGGGACTCCTATCGCTACCTGGTGCCACCCGAGGTGGCCGCCCACCCGGTGGCCGACCGGTACCGAAGCGTTCTCGACCACCTGTTCGATACCTACGCCTCACTCACCGGGAGCCTCACCAAGCACTACCGGAGGCGATTCCCCAAGGCCGACGGCGACTCCGACTTCATCTACCGGTCGACGATCCGGGCCCGGGTCTGCGACGACCTGCGCGGCCTGCTGCCGGCCGCCACCCGCTCCAACGTCGGCATCTACGCCAACGGTCAGGCATACGAAGCGGTCCTCTTGCGCATGCGCGCCCATCCGCTTGCCGAAGCTCGAGCGTACGCCGACGCCATGCTGCGCGAGCTGCGACTCGTCGCCCCGGCCTTCTTCAAGCGGGTGGACCTGCCCGATCGGGGCGAGACCTGGTCTGCCTACCTGCGGGCCACTGCCGACGCCACCGCCGCCGTCGCCGCCGCCCTACCGGACGACATCCCCGAACGACCGGAGGTCACCCTGGTCGACTGGGATCCGGAAGCCGAGACCAAGGTGGTGGCCGCCGCGCTGTACCCCCACACGGACCTCCCCGACGATGTGCTCCTGGAAGTCGTCCGGGCCATGCCCCCGGACGAGAGGCGTCGGATCCTGCTCACCTACGCCGGCGATCGCTCCAACCGCCGGCACCGGCCCGGGAGGGGCATGGAACGCAGTGACTACCGGTTCGACATCCTTTGCGACTACGGGATCTTCCGCGATCTCCAGCGCCACCGGATCCTCTCCCTCGATTGGCAGCGGCTCGGTACCGCCCATGGGTACGTCACGCCGGCGTCGATCGGCGACATCGACGCCGAGCCGGCGTGGCACGACGCCATCGGTGCGGCCGCCGAGCTGTACGGCGACCTCGCCGCCGACCTCGATCCGATGGTGGCGCAGTACGCGGTCCCCTTCGCCTTCAGGATCCGTTTCTACATGCAGCTCAATGCCCGGGAGGCGTTCCACCTCATCGAACTCCGCACCGCCCAGGGCGGGCATCCCGACTACCGCCGAGTCTGCCTGGAGATGCACCGCCTTATCAGAGATCAGGCCGGTCACACCGCCATCGCCGATGCCATGAGCTTCGTGGATGCTTCCGATGTCGAACTCGGTCGGTTGGAGACGGAGCGGGCAGCCGAAGCTCGCCGCTCCGGTGCTGTAGGTGGGGGCCCCGATCAGTCCCCGTCGGCGAGCGGAATCCTGAAGACGAGCTCAGAACCCTCTATGGCGATCGACGAGTCGGCTACCAGCGAGTAG
- a CDS encoding phosphoribosyltransferase family protein, with translation MADTSPSGSRMLADAIVERGRVEGLLIKVDDFLNHRVEPGLIRAIGRAISEQFRESRPDLVLTAEASGIAPAVAAADHLGVACVYAKKYPRYASERPAYAREVASPTKRADYRVEVAHRVLPSGASVLIVDDFLSRGRTAEALGEIVEEAGGSVVGFGFAIEKGYMEGRDRLESRGWRVESLVIVTDLTPVLRLTVAGEGSGLVLTTD, from the coding sequence ATGGCTGACACCTCACCATCCGGCTCCCGCATGCTCGCCGATGCGATCGTGGAACGCGGGCGAGTCGAGGGATTGCTGATCAAGGTCGACGACTTCCTCAACCACCGGGTCGAGCCGGGCCTGATCCGGGCGATCGGGAGGGCCATCTCAGAGCAGTTTCGCGAGAGCCGCCCCGACCTGGTGCTGACCGCGGAAGCCAGCGGCATTGCCCCGGCCGTAGCCGCCGCCGATCATCTTGGCGTGGCCTGTGTCTACGCCAAGAAGTACCCCCGATACGCCTCAGAACGCCCGGCGTACGCCCGTGAGGTCGCGTCGCCCACCAAGCGGGCCGACTACCGCGTCGAGGTGGCACACCGGGTACTGCCATCGGGAGCGTCGGTGCTCATCGTCGACGACTTCCTGTCACGCGGCCGCACCGCCGAAGCTCTCGGAGAGATCGTGGAGGAAGCGGGCGGCTCGGTCGTCGGCTTCGGATTCGCCATCGAGAAGGGCTACATGGAAGGCAGGGATCGGCTGGAGAGCAGGGGGTGGCGGGTCGAGTCGCTGGTGATCGTCACCGACCTCACCCCGGTACTACGCCTGACGGTCGCCGGAGAGGGATCCGGTCTTGTACTCACCACCGACTAA
- the nth gene encoding endonuclease III produces MPDAPDQPTPQARRRAARILARLTERYPAAETALRYDDAWQLLVATVLSAQTTDEMVNRVTPPLFARWPTPEDLANADPEEVEAVVRSTGFFRQKTRSIISLSRDLVVRFGGVVPDDLDRLVELRGAGRKTASVVLAEAFGAPAIAVDTHVKRVAGRLDLTRHRDPTKIEGDLKALFPRRLWAGVSMRFIQFGRDVCDARRPRCWECPLARTCRWPDKATRPS; encoded by the coding sequence ATGCCCGACGCGCCGGATCAGCCGACCCCGCAGGCTCGCCGCCGAGCGGCGCGCATCCTCGCCCGTCTCACCGAGCGCTATCCGGCCGCGGAGACCGCACTGCGCTACGACGATGCCTGGCAGCTGCTCGTGGCGACGGTGCTCAGCGCTCAGACCACCGACGAGATGGTCAACCGGGTGACGCCGCCTCTGTTCGCCCGTTGGCCGACACCCGAGGATCTCGCCAACGCAGACCCCGAGGAGGTGGAGGCCGTGGTGCGTTCCACCGGCTTCTTCCGGCAGAAGACCCGATCGATCATCAGCCTCAGTAGGGACCTGGTCGTGCGGTTCGGGGGGGTCGTGCCCGACGACCTGGACCGCTTGGTGGAATTGCGCGGCGCCGGACGCAAGACGGCGAGTGTGGTGCTGGCAGAGGCCTTCGGTGCCCCGGCCATCGCGGTGGACACCCATGTGAAACGGGTGGCGGGGCGCCTCGATCTGACCCGGCACCGGGATCCGACGAAGATCGAAGGAGATCTCAAGGCCCTGTTCCCCAGGCGCCTATGGGCAGGCGTGTCGATGCGCTTCATTCAGTTCGGCCGCGATGTCTGTGACGCCCGGCGCCCCCGGTGCTGGGAGTGTCCGCTGGCCCGCACCTGCCGCTGGCCGGACAAGGCGACGCGGCCGTCGTGA